The Solanum dulcamara chromosome 2, daSolDulc1.2, whole genome shotgun sequence region CCATAAGTCTCTTATATTCAACTGTCAATCCCAATCCAGCAGCAGCACCAGTAGccaataagaataaaattatcTGTATACAGTGACagagtcagaattttcattgagagagtttaaaatatgaaaaattaacgTACAAAGAAGTTATAAGGGGTTcaatatctattatatatatataaaaaataattttaaccatgcataaaaaaatatattttttccgtCAAAGGGAATTTGGATCCTCAAGTTCAATTTTTACTCTTTGAAGTTTGAACCGACACGGGGAAGGGCCGCACCCAAGGGATGTGATGTAGACAACCTTTTCTAATGCAAGCATAAGTGTCTGCTTCAATAGCTTGAACCCACGACCTAGAGGTCACACATAACAATTTACCGTTGCTCCAAGGCTCTCTTTTAAGTAACATTCGATCAGTCAATTTCTATCCTCAAATAATAAATTTGGAAAGGCTAGatgtggaaaaaaaattattcctcAATTACTTCATTTTCCCACCGATTTCCCATCGAATGTCTGGTAGCTGTATTGAAACCccaattaatttaaattcgcGCTGCGTAAGGCTTATTAAAAAGGAAGTACTTTTTATTAGGATTTTTTTCCATACTCAAAGGTTGTGCTCTAGATATATCATTGATAAGTACTTCAAAAAATCttgttattcttttttaaaggATCACAATTGATTTACATACCTTATCACCATAGAATTCAAAATAAGCAAGGCCACTATCAATGGGACTTCCAGATTTCACTTGGAAAATTGTTAACACAACTAATAACAATGTGTAGGCCATTCCAATCACATCTGCAGATATCATATAACTGcatccaaaaaaatataataaattaagatCAGAAAAGCATATACACACTGATTTAGTTGGGCTCTGCAATGCGCGgatcaataaatataaattatatccAAAGAAAATGTTATTTCCGTTATCCCACTTTATGTGTTGGTATTTGATTGCGTACGAGTTTAAGAATGACATAAGTGAAAAGGGCCAAATCTACCCCATAATTATTCAAAATGAGTTAGTTTTGCCCTCTGCTATGTTTTTGGCTCAAAAATGCCCTCGCTATCATATTTTTGGTTCAAATATGTTCTCCAACTAgcaaaataacttaaaaatacCCTTTTTACTAACGGTTGTTCCAAAACAAGGAAAAATAGTACAATTTGCCCATTTTGAATAGTTCAGATTTTACCCCCTGCTCATGAAAAAaggtttttgaaatttgtgatcTAAAATTAGTCAAACATTTGTATAGCTATAAATCATCAAAATGAGAAGTTTAGGtaaaattatttctaaataaAGAAGTAAGACGTTTTTCTAGTACAGACTAAAACAGACATACTTTGTATAACTATAAATCATCAAGAAGTTTAAGtaaaattatttctaaataaAGAAGTATGACGTTTTTTTAATACAGACTAAAACATAAAgtatgtcacataaattaagacaACGAAAGTGTGATGACGTAGTTGTAAAGGGAAAAAAGTAGTTTACCGGTAAACGTGGATGTCAGTGGACTCAACCTTGATTGGAAAACCATagatgtcaaatgtatcaaaaCTATCAGTAGCAATGACAATCAATGACACCAACAAGAAAATGAATGTGATGCCTCTTATTACTAGAGGTACAACTAGTGGTTTTAACCCAATCATAAGTGAAGAAATTGTTGTAGTTGATGATGTTTGGTTTTGgttcattgttgttgttgatggtgTTTGGTTTTGGtccattgttgttgttgttgatggtgTTTGATTTTGGtccattgttgttgttgatggtgTTTGGTTTTGGTCCATATGGTTACTTTGGTACTTTagttaataaatatgaatttcaCACAGTCATTAAGTCCTCTTTTATATTGCTTATACAAAGTTACAACtatttttggttgtttgttaCGCCCAAGATTTCTTGGTTTTATAAGTTATAACTAAATTTCTTGGAGGTTTGTGTAGTTGTTTTCAAAGTATGCTGCATTTCAAAAATTGAGTCCTCTtgacagaaaaaaaaaaaagagcagaCAGCATTGTTTTCCCTTGTTAACATATCGAGTTAATTCCAGGATAGTTCATTGGAGGATTCAAGAGATCAATCAGTGTGTAcaacatatattttcttacattcggtatttatatcaaataaaataatttaattgtaaCGACAACCTACGCGAGGTATTATGTGCTTCTGCACAAATCATATTGCAATCCTCCTTTGAATATCTCTTTTTTTGAGGTCATGGTCTATCGAAAATAATTCTTGTACTCGGCAAAAGTAGAGATAAAATCTGCTTATATTTTACCTTCCTCATTGTCTCTGTCATTGGGGGCTTCCACATGCATTGATTCCTAACGAGGATCGATCACTTCTTTGAATATCAACTATAACGACAACCTAGGCACTTCGAATATCTTCTCTTTCGAGTCAAGAGTCTATTGGAAACAACCTTTTTTCTCAGCAATGCTTTGAATATCTTATCCATCAAGGCAAGAGCCTATAGGAAACAACCTATTTATCTCCACAAAGGTAGGGAGTAAAATTTATTTACATTTTATTTATCCTCCACAAACCACACTTGTGGAACGACATTGAATATGTTGCCGTTGGGCACTTCCACAGTTAAATTAGTTATGTTTGATTTCTTGTAAATTATACGCTTTTTTAATGAGCTTCACTTCTTACAGGACAAAGCGCCACCAATTTAGTTGAACGATTGAGCTAAGCTTCACATCACTTTTCTTAGATCAGTTACTCGATGAAATGCGAATCAAAGCATATTGCAATAATATGTTTTTAACATTAAAGTTTGCTTAACAGCATCAATTAGAAAATCCAAAACTCCAATTCAAAAGCTAGTAAACTATAGCATATCTTACTGCAGAGGCAATATTTCTTCAGACAACGTCATTTATCTTGTCATACAAATTACTTGAAACCAAGAGTTGAATCGTGGCGTTAATTCCCTAATGCAACTTCCGTGTTACCAAATTACTGTTGTGCACATTGAACTCTCTGTGCACCACCATGCATGTCTTCATCATCTTCGTCATATGCCTCTTGGGCCTGTTGTTGCTTCCTCCGCATCTCCTCTTCGATGTTAACATCATGCAAAGTGGTCTCCTCGCACTCATCTAATTCCATATCAGTCATTTGTGTTTTGGGTTTTGGTGGCAACACCGCTTCAAGGTTCTTGCATTGCTCGGGGGATAATGTGTCCGGGAATTCTAAAGTAAAGTGAATGTATAATTTTCCTCTCATAAATGGCCTTTGGTACATAGGCATTCCTTCATCATTTATGGCCTTAAATTGATCTGTCGAAGGCCAAAAACAAAGTTCACGATTGATATTCTATGAGCAGAGATTCACTTATAAAGCATACTGATACCATAGAGATAAAAAAAGGACACTAATATCAACGAACAGCAGGAGAGGCATAGTGCATGCACACAGAAAACTATTCCACTTGCACACACCGTATAAGGGAGACCACAATATATCGAGAAGTCCTAGGCATATATCAGAATGTAAAAGCAACTAAAGTACTTTGGGCTTACCAGGCTTGACAACTTCTCCAGGTTGGGACTTAATGATCAGCTGCCTATTGTCTAAGTGAGTCAAGATGAACTGGAAACCACATAGGGCCTCGGTCAAGCTCAAGGTGTGCTCTACAAAGAGATCATCTCCCTTTCGCTTAAACTTGGGATGTTCCTTTTGTTGCAAGACAAAAACTATGTCCCCAGTGACAGTATCCGGCTGCCAAAAAGTgaacataaaccatgtgaagAATCAGTGGTCACCCTTTTTCATTGATGATAACATACGATTGGTCATTATGACATATAACTACTTCAAAAAGTAAAATTTCGCGTCTTACTGATTCATCAGCCTCGCCCGGGAATGTTATCTTCTGTCCATTCTGCATACCCTTCTCCACAACAACTTCCAACACCTTCTTCTCCTGCACAACCTTCTCACCTTTACACtgtccacacctatctttatcATTGATTGTCTCACCAGTACCCTTGCACTCGTTGCAAGGGTGCTGCATCTGCTGGATCATGGATGGGCCAAGTTGTCTGATAGTGACTTTCATCCCAGACCCTTGACAGCCAGAACACTTCATTGAAGCACCTGATTTAGATCCTTTCCTGGTAATAAGAATATAGTTGTACCTCAGCAGAACTTCATAAAAGgggaaaagataaaaaaaatgataaatgctGCCGAAACATAACTAATAACATCCTAAACTCACCCCTTGCACTTTGCGCACAGTACATTGCGAGATAGTGACAGCTTCTTTGATGTTCCATTGTACAGATCCTCCAGAGAAACTTTGAGAGGGTGGACAACATCCTCTCCTCTTCTTTGTCTTCTTCCTCTGCTGCTTCCACCACCTCCTGCACATCAAATAAAGGAATATCAGAGACTGAAAGTAACATGAAAAGGAATCAACAAATTCAACATCAAACAAACAGCCACAGAAACATACCACCAAATGGGCTGCCACCAAAGAAAGATGAGAAAATGTCAAATGGGTCATGTCCACCACCTCCACCACCCATTCCTTCCTTGAGAGCATCTTCACCATACTGATCATATATCTCACGCTTCTCGGGATCACTCAAAACCTCATAAGCTTGTGCAAGCTCTTTAAActgaaataaacaaaaaaatgcaGCTAATTCATTGATAGACTCCACATCAATTGACATCATTATCCTTCAATTAGGAAACATAACAAATACAGCGACCATAGTAAATAATGTGGCACTAAAGAATGCATACTCAGGGCAGTTAAAGTAAACTCTGAATTGAAACCGTCTATTTCGAACATACATAGTATCCGTTTAATCCCACTAACAGACAATTGAAGTGTTTCTAACATCAGAATTCCTGTTGAGCTGAGGAGGTTGAGGATTCAATTACACAACAAAGAAGCTTCACACCAACACATTCAATGCCTCCTATTTCTACTAAGCAGCAATATTAGAT contains the following coding sequences:
- the LOC129873820 gene encoding CASP-like protein PIMP1 codes for the protein MDQNQTPSTTTMNQNQTSSTTTISSLMIGLKPLVVPLVIRGITFIFLLVSLIVIATDSFDTFDIYGFPIKVESTDIHVYRYMISADVIGMAYTLLLVVLTIFQVKSGSPIDSGLAYFEFYGDKIILFLLATGAAAGLGLTVEYKRLMDTDDTTQQIQNFMNIANTSASLLLMGSLFSVISSFSSSLNLPKRSSS
- the LOC129881070 gene encoding dnaJ protein homolog, with product MFGRAPKKSDNTKYYEILGVPKTAAPEDLKKAYRKAAIKNHPDKGGDPEKFKELAQAYEVLSDPEKREIYDQYGEDALKEGMGGGGGGHDPFDIFSSFFGGSPFGGGGGSSRGRRQRRGEDVVHPLKVSLEDLYNGTSKKLSLSRNVLCAKCKGKGSKSGASMKCSGCQGSGMKVTIRQLGPSMIQQMQHPCNECKGTGETINDKDRCGQCKGEKVVQEKKVLEVVVEKGMQNGQKITFPGEADESPDTVTGDIVFVLQQKEHPKFKRKGDDLFVEHTLSLTEALCGFQFILTHLDNRQLIIKSQPGEVVKPDQFKAINDEGMPMYQRPFMRGKLYIHFTLEFPDTLSPEQCKNLEAVLPPKPKTQMTDMELDECEETTLHDVNIEEEMRRKQQQAQEAYDEDDEDMHGGAQRVQCAQQ